The stretch of DNA CTGTATGGCACCAGGGTTGATCATGACATCGGAAAAACCCCTCACTAATCGGCTGACATCCTGCAGATAGGACTCATTGAGCAGTGAGGGCAGATAACTGATGTAAAGATAATCGGCCAGATTGCCGACCAGACCTTTCAAGATGTCCATGGCCAGTGTGATGCCCAGCGCCGCAACGATTGCCTGCGTGCCATTGTTGGCTAATACAGAGATGGCGATGCCCAGGGCGATGGCAGCGGGCAGGGGAATTATGGCCAGCGTCAGACCCAGACGTATTTCATCGATGATTTCATTTGTGGCAATCAAGACATAACCGTCTTCTGCGACCGGCACAAAATCCCATAGCAACCAGGCACAGAATGTGCTCAGCACCAGCAACAACAAGAGTGCCAGGACGCCAATAATATGCGACAGGGCCAGTTTTGCCATGACAGTGGTGCGGCGACTGACTCGGCGGATAAGAATATGCCGTAACACGCCACTGTCCTGATCAGCCGCCTGGTTCCATGCGGCGTAGGCGACCAGGATCAGGCCACTGACGGTGAGTCCGGTCAGGTAGGCATCGACCAGCGAGCCCCAGGCATCCGCGCCGTCAATCTGACCAAAACTGCTGGCACCCATCAGCGCATCGCTGGCTTGCTGCGATGAACTGATCAGCTTGCCCAGAATCAATTGTGCGCAGGCAATAAGCGCCGGGGCGATCACCACCAGCCGGGCTGAATTGCTGCGCAGCGCAACAAACAGCTCTGCGCGCAGGGCGATAACAAAGGCGTTCATAAGGCTCGCCCCGTCAGGCTGTCGTGAAATATCTGGCTGAGGTCCTGTGTCTTGGCGCCCAGTTCGGAAACGGCAAAGCCACCATTGACCAGCAACCGGTTAATCTCGGCAGCTTGCATGTTTTCGAGTTTGAGTGTCAGGCGACCGGCAGAATCGATGGTCAGATCCTCTGCCTTTGTATGATGCGCCAGGAACGCTTGGGCAGCTTCCGGCCGGTCGCAAACGATGGTCAGCTGTAGTTGTTGTGTTGATACCAGTTCCTTGAGCTGGCCGCTGCGTGATATGCGCCCTTGGTGTAAGATGGAAATGTGCGTGCAGATTCTTTCCAGGTAAGCCAATTGGTGGCTGGACAGCAGAAAGCTGCTGCCTTCTTCGCGATTGAGTTTGAGAATCAGCGCCAGTACGTCCTCCACTCCGCCGGCATCCAGGCCATTGAACGGTTCGTCCATCACAATAAAGGCGGGTTGACCCAGCAGGGCGTGGGCGATGGAGACCCGGCGCCGGTTGCCCAAAGACAGCTGCTTTATCCGATAATTGCTGTAAGAGGATATGCCCAGCAGGCGTTCGACTTCGGAGGCTGAACGGCAGGGCTGCGGGCAAAGCAGGCGGGCGTGTTCCAGTACCTGACGGACGGTCAGATGCTGATGGATAGCCGGGTTGTCAAAAATGCCCACGACATCACCGCCACCTTGCCACAGCTGCAACGGATCGCGCCCCATGATGCGGATTTCTCCATCATGGAAGGTCTGCATGCCCAGTACGCACTCCATGGTGGTCGTTTTCCCGGAGCCGTTCAGCCCTACCAGACCATGAATGGCGCCGGGTATCACTTCCAGATTCAGGCCTTTCAGTACCTCTGTTGCTCCGAAGCGTTTGCGCAGGCCGTTTATTGACAGAACTGATGTTGCCAAGGAGTCGGTCTCCGCAGTGTCTCAGTCAACAAATACATCATCCACGCGGAGCTCTCTCACCGTGCCCAGCTGCTCCAGCGATTCGATGTCCATGCGGCTGGTGTCGCCGACGATGGAAATGAGCTTGGGGCGATCCGCTACCCGATTGCGCTGGAACTGCAGCACATCTTCAAAACTCATTTGCTGCAATTGCTCAAAACGCTGCGGGCGCGGGTCGCCCGACATGCCCAGACGTTCCCAGGAGCGAACCATGCCCGGAATCTGTCGAGCACTGGCTGTTGATGTGCGGTAAAGATTAATCTGCGAACCCAGCGCATCATTAAAACGTTCGGCCGACTGGGGCATGTTGTCAATCAGATCAACAAACGCCTGCAGCGCATCAACAGCCTTGTCGTTCTGTGTGCCGATCACTCCCAGCATAAGGGTCTCGGAATCCGTGCGGCTGCCCTGGGCGTATCTGGCAGCCGCCGAATAGGCCAAAGCTCTTGCCTCTCGCAGCTCCTGAAACACCACGCTGGACATGCCTGAACCAAAGTAGCTGTTGTATAACGAGGCGGGCACAGTCAGTGATTCATCATAGAGCTCATCCGGGAATTCGATTCGCACTTGCGCCTGCGCGGTCTCACGATGGATGAGGTAGATTTCATTTTCAGCGATCTGGCGCGCGAACTGATTACGGTGGGCAGGCGGCTCATTCAGCTGTTCAGGTAGCTGGTGATGGCGAGCGAGAATGTCATTGACCCGTGATAGGGGCATGGAACCGGTATAACTCAGTGTATGTCTGTAGCCAAGCAACTGCGGGATGATCTCCAGCAGTTGATCCAGTTCAACGGCCTGTATCTGTGCGCTGCTCATGGTACGCAACATCGGTGATTCATCGCCATAACGATTGAAGAGATACAGCGCCTGACTGATAGCCTGCGGATTCTCCCGCTGGTCACGGCGTGACTGCAGGATAGTGCTCTTCAGCTCACGCAGGGTTTGCTCATCACTTTGCGGATCCCGCAACAATGACAGCATCAGGGCCAAAGACTCTTCAAACTGTGGATCCATGCCGGAAATACTGATGGACATCTCGTTGGCGCCGACGTTGAAGCTGAAGTTGCTACCCAGGCGGTACCATTGTTTTTGCAACTCTTCTGCCGGGTAATCAGGTGTGCCGGCTTTGTCGATCAGTGCAGAGACCAGGCTTAGCAGATCGTACTCTTCCGTGCCGACATCAATATTGATGCTGAAGGTGAATAAATCGTTTAGCTGGTTGCGGGCGTAATACAGCGGAACCTGCGTGCTGAATTCAGCGATCTGATAGTCGACGCCTGCCTGCAGAAAGCGCGGCTCTATGTCGTCGTAGGGCATGGCAAGTATCGCTGCAGCATATTCAGACTGCCGGCTGGGGTCGACCTGTATGGGATCAATCTGTGGTTTTTCCACTGGCGGAATGTCAGCCGGACCGTTCAGTCGGTGCACAGCCACGTAGTTGTTGCTGGTAAAGTATTTGTTGGCAACATCGATGACATCCTGCTTAGTCACACGCTCTAAACGACGAATCTGGTTGATGGCCGTGTTCCAGTCACTGTGCTGCAGAAAGGCCTGGCGCATGGCGGCAACGCGGGCCGTGTTGGATTCCAGAGCCCGTTTGTCCATGGCTTTGAAATCATTGACGATGGCCGGCAGAATCCAGTCCTCAAATTCGCCGCGCTTGATTATCTCAAGTTGTTCCAGCAGCAGACCCTCGACCTCTTCCAGTGTCTGGCCCTCGCGTGGCACACCCCAAAGGCGTTGTGAGCCGTAATCGTTATGAAACTCAGGAGAACTGCCGGCGGCCTGAACGCGTTGGCGCTGGTTCAGGTTCAGATTGATCAGGCCAGCGGTGCGATTGTCCAGAATCATGTCCAGCAGCATCAAGGCTTCTTTGTCAGCATGGCCATTAGGCACCGTGCGGAAGGCCATCTGCACCTCTTCCTGCCCCGGGTAGGTCACGGTCACCCGTTCGATATCGGCAATAGGCTCTTCGTCCCAGCTTTGTGCGGGTGGCAGTGGCTTGGCCTGCCACCTGGAGAAATTGTCAGCGATCAGTTGGATAGTCTGGTCAATGTCGATATCGCCACTGATAAAGATGGCCATGTTGTTGGGCACATAATAGGTATCGAAGTATTCCTGTATGTAAACCAGCGATGGATTTTTCAGGTGTTCGGCATCGCCGATAGTGGTCTGCTGACCATAGGGGTGGTTTTTGTAAAGCAGGTCGGCCAGGGCGTAGTAAGAAATCCGGTCACGGTTGTCCAGGGTGCGGTTTTTCTCCTCATAAACCACCTCCAGTTCGGTGTGGAAAAGGCGGAAGACCGGGTTGATAAAACGATCGGACTCGATAGCAGCCCACTGGGCCAGGCGGTTGGCCGGGAGCCCAACCTTGTACACGGTTTCTTCGTGCCAGGTGTGCGCATTCAGGCCGCTTGCACCCATGCTGCTGTAGAGCTTGTCGAACTCATTAGGGATCGCGTACTCGGCAGCCTGCTGGGCGGTGGCGTTTATCTGCGCGTAGATTTCAGCTCGTTCAGCAGGATCAGTGCTGTTGAAATGTCTCTCATACAGCTCAACTATCTGGTCCAGATAGACTTTTTCTGCTTCGAAATCCAGGGTGCCGAGTTCGGTATTGCCCTTGAACAGCAGGTGTTCAAGATAGTGTGCCAGACCGGTAGCGTCTGCCGGGTCGTGTTTGCTGCCGGCACGCACTGCGATTTCAGCGTAAAAACGCGGTTCTTCAGGGTTGCGGCTCAAATAAACGCGCAGCCCGTTGTTCAGTTCAAAAATGTGAGCGCCCAGCGGATCATCCGGGTTGGGCGGGTAGATGCGTGTGTACTGCGCTCGCTCTGGCTCGGCGCTGTCGCCAACTGGTGTTTGTGACTGTTGTGGCGAACAGGCCACGATCAGCAAGGCGCAAATTGCCGTGATGGTGGTGAATAAACGTCGCGTGAGCGAAGCTGACTGGAACATGACCGACTCTCCGGAACTCAACTGCTGATATGGCTAATGTATAGCAATCTGCGAATAATTCCACTGCCAGGCAAGTATACGTCGATAAAGTGCGGGTAGTTCAGGTCAAATGGTCAGCTTGATGGATGCGTTTTACCAGTAGCTTTCGTAGCTCAATTGTCCTTTCTGTGTCGCGGTGTTCTGGCGAAAGCCACGGGGCTCCAGTTCACGAATGGCATCCTGCACCATGCCGGGGTTGCCACATAACATGATGTGAGTGTTGTCCGGGCTGAAAGCCAGTCCCAGCGCCCGCTCCAGCTCGCCACTGCGAATGCTGGCCGGGATATGGCCTCTGATTGCGCCGGGTACGGTTTCGCGGCTGATAAACGGCAGCAGGGCGAAGCGTCCGGGGTGGTGCAGTTTCAGCTCATCGAACAGCGCCCGATACTGAAAATCCTCTTGCGTGCGCGCCGCGTAGACAAGCACCACGGTCTGAAAGCGTTGCCAGATATCATCGCTTTGCAGCATCGATATAAAGGGTGCAACACCCGTGCCGGTAGCCATCAGGCATAAAGTGGCAGTATCCGGCACATTGTTCAGTGTCAGCGTGCCGGCGGGATTCTTGTCGACCCACACAGTGTCACCAGGCTGAGCTTGCGACAGTCGGCGAGACAAATCACCCTCCAACTGTGTGTAGAAAAAGAACTCCAGCGGTTGCGCACCCGGAGCGCTAAGGATTGAGTAGGGCTGAGCAATCCGCTGGCCATCAATGTCCAGAGCCAGGTTGGTGTATTGCCCGGCAATGAAGGGCCTGATATCGGCCTGAATTTTCAGGGAGAATAAATTGCTGGTCCAGTGGGCCACGTCTGCCACTGTGCCTTTGACCCAGTCTGTCATCGGGAACTGCCTGCAGTGAATCTTTGAGATGAATGATTAATAAGCGGGCGCGCATTGTCGCACATTTCGAAATTTATTGGCACTTGCCCGTTTAATTCTATAGTCTTGAACGCTTGATACGAGCATTGCACTGATTCAGATGAGGTGGGTAAATTGGCGGGCAAATTCAAAAATAAAATGCAGGTGTGGTTTGAGATTCCGCTTTGGAAGCGAATAATGCTGGCGCTGGTGCTGGGCGTGGTTGTCGGGGCAATCTGGGGTGAAGGTGCCCAGTCGATCCGCTGGATCGGGGATGTATTCATCCGACTTATCCAGATGGTCGTGGTGCCACTGGTCTTTATCACTATTGTGGCTGGCATTGTTTCCATGGGTGACCCCCACAAGCTGGGTTCTTTGGGAATAAAAACCCTGGCAATTTACATGCTGACAACCGGCCTGGCGATCAGCATCGGCTTGATTCTTGCGGTAGTTATTCAACCAGGTGCCGGTGTTGATCTGTCAGGCGCTGATCCCGGGACGATTCAGGAAGCCATGCCGCTGGGAGAGCGACTGATGTCCATCGTGCCCAGCAACCCAATTGCGGCTTTGGCTGAGGGTAATATCCTGGCGGTTATCTTTTTTGCCTTGTTGTTTGGTGTTGGCATTTTAACAGTCGGCAAACAGGCGGATCCGCTGGCACACCTGATGGAAGCCGGTTCATCTGTCATGCTCAAGCTGACCCATTGGGTTATGGAGGTGGCGCCGTTCGGTGTGTTTGCACTGATTGCCTGGGTGGCCGGCACGCAGGGCGCGGCGGCACTATTGCAGGTTGTGGCGCTGGCATTGACGGTCACGCTGGGCTGTTTCATTCATGTTATCGTTGTGCACGGCAGCCTCATGAGGTTTGTGCTGAATCTTAATCCTCTGGATTTTTTCAAAGGTGCCAAGAATGCCATGCTGGTGGCATTTTCGACATCGTCCAGTTCAGCGACACTGCCTGTCAGCATGTCGGTTGCCGAAACCAATCTGGGCATCAAGCCGGTGGTGGCGTCTACTGTGTTGCCGATTGGTGCCACTATTAATATGGACGGCTCAGCTCTGTACGTCGGTATCGTGTCAGTTTTTGCTGCGCAGGCCTTCGGCGTAGATCTGACTTTTATGGATTATTTGCTGGTGGCTGCCAGCACTACGCTTGTGTCTATAGGGACGGCTGCCGTGCCCGGGGCGTCAATCTTTCTGATGGCAGCGGTCATGGAAACGATCGGTTTGAACCCAACGCAGATCGCGCTGGTGGTTGGCTTTGTACTGCCATTTGACCGGCCACTGGACATGATGCGCACTGCGGTGAATGTGACAGGTGACCTGTCTGTGGCGACGGCCGTGGCGCGCTGGGAGAATGAGTTCGACGAAGATATGTTTACAAACCGTTT from Pseudohongiella spirulinae encodes:
- a CDS encoding M16 family metallopeptidase, with translation MFQSASLTRRLFTTITAICALLIVACSPQQSQTPVGDSAEPERAQYTRIYPPNPDDPLGAHIFELNNGLRVYLSRNPEEPRFYAEIAVRAGSKHDPADATGLAHYLEHLLFKGNTELGTLDFEAEKVYLDQIVELYERHFNSTDPAERAEIYAQINATAQQAAEYAIPNEFDKLYSSMGASGLNAHTWHEETVYKVGLPANRLAQWAAIESDRFINPVFRLFHTELEVVYEEKNRTLDNRDRISYYALADLLYKNHPYGQQTTIGDAEHLKNPSLVYIQEYFDTYYVPNNMAIFISGDIDIDQTIQLIADNFSRWQAKPLPPAQSWDEEPIADIERVTVTYPGQEEVQMAFRTVPNGHADKEALMLLDMILDNRTAGLINLNLNQRQRVQAAGSSPEFHNDYGSQRLWGVPREGQTLEEVEGLLLEQLEIIKRGEFEDWILPAIVNDFKAMDKRALESNTARVAAMRQAFLQHSDWNTAINQIRRLERVTKQDVIDVANKYFTSNNYVAVHRLNGPADIPPVEKPQIDPIQVDPSRQSEYAAAILAMPYDDIEPRFLQAGVDYQIAEFSTQVPLYYARNQLNDLFTFSINIDVGTEEYDLLSLVSALIDKAGTPDYPAEELQKQWYRLGSNFSFNVGANEMSISISGMDPQFEESLALMLSLLRDPQSDEQTLRELKSTILQSRRDQRENPQAISQALYLFNRYGDESPMLRTMSSAQIQAVELDQLLEIIPQLLGYRHTLSYTGSMPLSRVNDILARHHQLPEQLNEPPAHRNQFARQIAENEIYLIHRETAQAQVRIEFPDELYDESLTVPASLYNSYFGSGMSSVVFQELREARALAYSAAARYAQGSRTDSETLMLGVIGTQNDKAVDALQAFVDLIDNMPQSAERFNDALGSQINLYRTSTASARQIPGMVRSWERLGMSGDPRPQRFEQLQQMSFEDVLQFQRNRVADRPKLISIVGDTSRMDIESLEQLGTVRELRVDDVFVD
- a CDS encoding dicarboxylate/amino acid:cation symporter — encoded protein: MQVWFEIPLWKRIMLALVLGVVVGAIWGEGAQSIRWIGDVFIRLIQMVVVPLVFITIVAGIVSMGDPHKLGSLGIKTLAIYMLTTGLAISIGLILAVVIQPGAGVDLSGADPGTIQEAMPLGERLMSIVPSNPIAALAEGNILAVIFFALLFGVGILTVGKQADPLAHLMEAGSSVMLKLTHWVMEVAPFGVFALIAWVAGTQGAAALLQVVALALTVTLGCFIHVIVVHGSLMRFVLNLNPLDFFKGAKNAMLVAFSTSSSSATLPVSMSVAETNLGIKPVVASTVLPIGATINMDGSALYVGIVSVFAAQAFGVDLTFMDYLLVAASTTLVSIGTAAVPGASIFLMAAVMETIGLNPTQIALVVGFVLPFDRPLDMMRTAVNVTGDLSVATAVARWENEFDEDMFTNRFNQAGENQGRGGQKE
- a CDS encoding ABC transporter ATP-binding protein, giving the protein MATSVLSINGLRKRFGATEVLKGLNLEVIPGAIHGLVGLNGSGKTTTMECVLGMQTFHDGEIRIMGRDPLQLWQGGGDVVGIFDNPAIHQHLTVRQVLEHARLLCPQPCRSASEVERLLGISSYSNYRIKQLSLGNRRRVSIAHALLGQPAFIVMDEPFNGLDAGGVEDVLALILKLNREEGSSFLLSSHQLAYLERICTHISILHQGRISRSGQLKELVSTQQLQLTIVCDRPEAAQAFLAHHTKAEDLTIDSAGRLTLKLENMQAAEINRLLVNGGFAVSELGAKTQDLSQIFHDSLTGRAL
- a CDS encoding ferredoxin--NADP reductase, with product MTDWVKGTVADVAHWTSNLFSLKIQADIRPFIAGQYTNLALDIDGQRIAQPYSILSAPGAQPLEFFFYTQLEGDLSRRLSQAQPGDTVWVDKNPAGTLTLNNVPDTATLCLMATGTGVAPFISMLQSDDIWQRFQTVVLVYAARTQEDFQYRALFDELKLHHPGRFALLPFISRETVPGAIRGHIPASIRSGELERALGLAFSPDNTHIMLCGNPGMVQDAIRELEPRGFRQNTATQKGQLSYESYW